A window of the Sphaerobacter thermophilus DSM 20745 genome harbors these coding sequences:
- a CDS encoding heavy metal translocating P-type ATPase: MREQTIPVEIDGNGAHCADLLLDTLMQHKGIDAIELDADRRALRIRYDPDVISLATVERLADRIGVQIGERYQRCVFAMNGVSCRGCGSVIERRLHGRNDIIWTSANPASRRLAVEYAGTRERLSEITRTIEDAGVRVRGQVAPPAPTRQKEEDEESWWDRYHLVVATVATLIFLASGWLLGRLGLISHEVQIGFYVLTYIAGGFYATRQAISSLLQRHVDIDLLMVTAAIGAATIGGWVEGGILLFLFSLGNTLEHYALGRTHRAIRALMELSPEDALVVRDGQEQRIPVDELVIGDTVIVKPSERIPADGKVISGESAVDQSPITGESIPVGKGPGDQVFAGTINGHGLLRVRVERLAQESTLAKIIRIVEEARSQKSRTQRFTDAFEGIYAIGVIVASALAVIIPVVFLGRDFHDMFYRAMTLLVVASPCALVISTPASILSALANGARQGILFKGAVHLENVGAVDTVAFDKTGTLTIGRPRVTDVITCEGVDEREMLMLAAAVERLSEHPLGLAVVQYAEELDIPSLDDQEITGLQSVPGRGVRAVVRGQTLRIGNEALLESEGVTLPDDLRRQGDALREQGKTLMFIASDRALGVIAVADVIRPVVPAVIEDLHRLGVKRTIILTGDNERAARAIARQVGIDEWRAGLLPEEKLTVIREMQRNGEMVVMVGDGVNDAPALATADIGIAMGNAGTDVALETSDIVLMADDLTKLPYAIELSRRARRVIRQNLTFALTVIVVLVIATLMGRVPLPLGVVGHEGSTIIVVLNGLRLLRFRKPALHAPAVRTAPVPAD; the protein is encoded by the coding sequence ATGAGAGAACAAACGATTCCTGTCGAGATCGACGGCAACGGCGCGCACTGCGCCGATTTGTTGCTCGATACCCTGATGCAGCACAAGGGGATCGACGCCATCGAACTCGATGCTGACCGTCGTGCCCTGCGCATCCGCTACGACCCCGATGTCATCTCCCTGGCGACCGTCGAGCGCCTGGCCGACCGGATCGGCGTGCAAATCGGCGAGCGCTACCAGCGCTGCGTGTTCGCCATGAACGGGGTCTCCTGCCGCGGCTGCGGCAGCGTCATCGAGCGGCGCCTGCACGGGCGGAACGACATCATCTGGACCAGCGCCAACCCGGCCAGCCGCCGGCTGGCAGTCGAGTACGCCGGCACCCGGGAACGCCTCTCGGAGATCACCCGGACGATCGAAGATGCCGGGGTGCGCGTGCGCGGTCAGGTAGCCCCGCCGGCGCCCACACGGCAGAAAGAGGAGGACGAGGAGAGCTGGTGGGACCGCTACCACCTGGTGGTCGCCACCGTCGCTACGCTCATCTTCCTCGCCAGCGGCTGGCTGCTCGGCCGGCTCGGCCTGATCTCGCACGAGGTGCAGATCGGCTTCTACGTGCTGACCTACATCGCGGGTGGCTTTTACGCCACGCGCCAGGCGATCTCCTCGCTCCTCCAGCGCCACGTCGACATCGACCTGCTGATGGTCACCGCCGCGATCGGCGCCGCGACCATCGGCGGCTGGGTCGAGGGCGGCATCCTGCTCTTCCTCTTCTCGCTGGGCAACACGCTGGAGCACTACGCCCTCGGCCGCACCCACCGCGCGATCCGCGCGCTGATGGAGTTGAGCCCGGAGGACGCGCTGGTCGTGCGCGACGGGCAGGAGCAGCGCATCCCGGTCGACGAACTCGTCATCGGCGACACGGTCATCGTCAAGCCGAGCGAGCGCATCCCGGCCGACGGCAAGGTGATCAGCGGCGAGTCGGCGGTCGACCAGTCGCCCATCACCGGCGAGTCGATCCCGGTCGGCAAAGGGCCGGGCGATCAGGTCTTCGCCGGGACGATCAACGGCCACGGGCTGCTGCGGGTCCGGGTCGAGCGCCTGGCGCAGGAGAGCACCCTGGCCAAGATCATCCGCATCGTTGAGGAGGCACGCAGCCAGAAGTCGCGCACCCAGCGCTTCACCGACGCCTTCGAGGGGATCTACGCCATCGGCGTCATCGTCGCCTCGGCGCTGGCGGTCATCATCCCGGTGGTCTTCCTGGGGCGCGACTTCCACGACATGTTCTACCGGGCGATGACGCTGCTGGTGGTGGCCTCGCCCTGTGCCCTGGTCATCTCGACGCCGGCCTCGATCCTCTCGGCGCTGGCCAACGGCGCCCGCCAGGGCATCCTCTTCAAGGGAGCCGTCCACCTGGAGAACGTCGGTGCCGTCGACACCGTCGCCTTCGACAAGACCGGCACCCTGACGATCGGCCGCCCGCGCGTGACCGACGTCATCACCTGCGAGGGCGTCGACGAGCGGGAGATGCTGATGCTGGCGGCGGCCGTCGAGCGGCTGTCGGAGCACCCGCTCGGCCTGGCCGTGGTGCAGTACGCCGAGGAACTGGATATCCCGTCGCTGGATGACCAGGAGATCACGGGACTCCAGTCGGTCCCCGGCCGGGGCGTCCGCGCCGTGGTGCGTGGGCAGACCCTGCGGATCGGCAACGAGGCGCTCCTGGAGAGCGAGGGCGTGACCCTGCCGGACGATCTGCGGCGGCAGGGGGATGCGCTGCGCGAACAGGGCAAGACCCTGATGTTCATCGCCAGCGATCGCGCGCTGGGCGTGATCGCGGTGGCCGATGTCATCCGCCCGGTCGTCCCGGCGGTCATCGAAGACCTGCATCGCCTCGGCGTGAAGCGGACGATCATCCTGACCGGGGACAACGAGCGCGCGGCGCGGGCCATCGCGCGCCAGGTCGGTATCGACGAGTGGCGCGCCGGGCTGCTGCCGGAGGAGAAGCTCACCGTCATCCGCGAGATGCAGCGCAATGGGGAGATGGTGGTCATGGTCGGCGACGGCGTGAACGACGCCCCGGCCCTGGCCACGGCCGACATCGGCATCGCCATGGGGAACGCGGGCACCGACGTGGCCCTGGAGACGTCCGACATCGTGCTGATGGCAGACGACCTGACCAAGCTCCCCTACGCGATCGAGCTGAGCCGCCGGGCCCGCCGGGTGATCCGGCAGAACCTCACCTTCGCGCTCACGGTGATCGTGGTCCTGGTGATCGCGAC